The Pangasianodon hypophthalmus isolate fPanHyp1 chromosome 25, fPanHyp1.pri, whole genome shotgun sequence nucleotide sequence TTAGAGAAACATCAATTTCCATCAGAGGCTTTACACAATATGACTGCTTTTAGGAGCCAAAGAAAGGAAGAGGGCATGTTCAGAGACCACAGCTCTGTGCTCATGTGAGTGAACGTCATTTCTTACTACTGAGCTGTTGTTTTGTATGAATTCTGTTTTGCAGAATTGACCATGATTCAGCTTCAGAGACACATTTTAAGAGACCAAAAATTAATTTACTGTTATTTCAGTTATTCAAGAATCTACAGGGCCTTCCCCAAGGGTCTAGCAGTGTTAGTGGTAtaatttgaactcacaatcttaGTCACAGGTGCAAAACCTTAACTGCTATTATATCGCCAGGAAATGCCTACTTACGCTTCGTATCTCGTTGTCTCTCAGTGATGTGTTTGATGAGTCCACAACAATCACAAACTTCACTTTGGAGTTCGTCACATAGCCATATCTGTTATTTCAGTTAAGCTTGTACAATATTTTCCATACAGTCTTTTCTTATTTGCCATCTAAGACTAAAACATCCAattgtgtttgttaaaaaaaaaataaaataaaaaattccagtGCAACTCAGCCAGGTTGAACAAACAATTAGCCCAGCTCAATGACGAACCACTTgggtagatttttttaaaataagctaTGTGGATGCAAatttagtttgtgttttatgtttgacCTAGCAAAAATGAGAGCTACTAAACTCTGTCTTAACACTAAACAGTGTGGGAATGGGGCTGGTTAACTAGCCAACCCAGTCTCTCAGTTTTAATTATGTCATGGTATCTGTTTACTTCATgttttcaaatattattatattaaatgccATTTAACATTGCAGCAGGGGTTCAAGTATTGTTTAAGTACTGTATTAAGCACCTAGCAAAAGTTTGAATGAAAAGAATGCCACAGGATCTGGCCAAATACTACTCAAACCTCAGctggttttttttctgatcagACCACCTGAGAACTGTCTAGGCATGCTCTAACATTGTCATAAACAGGCTTGCCTTACAGCCCTCTGTCCGAGACTTCCAACCTGCGACGCCACTCAAGACGCAAGAATTTGGATTGGAATGATCAGCCCTACATGTACCACCTATCAAACTATTGAGCCATCACAGTAGGACACAATGTCTAGGTTGCTCAGAGACCTTTCATGTGGGAAAACATGGTTTTGATAAAAGAGAGAGGGGAACATTGTGATTGGTCATGATGAAGTTTGCACAAGCTTTACCCAAGAAAGCCCCTCCCACTTTACACTAAAAGGGAAGAAATTGTGGTGAAGTGCCTGTAAATAATAGATGATCAGACGTTATTCAGTAATTGTACTGTGTCCACTAGACTGACATTAAATTCAGTAGAAAGCAATCAGGGGTTCTCTAAGACACATTGCGCTCAGAAATCTGttgactggcatcccatccagcatgcattcctgcctcatgcccacatgggttcctgggataggcttcggaTCCTATATagagaggttactgaagatggatggatgaatgaatgaatggatgaatggtcTACATCAGTATGGCATATATCCCAGCATATTGTAACTGCCCTGCCCTTCCACTGTTCATGCACTTATAATAGCATGAACTGCAAGACATTTCATCAGAAGGATACACTTTGTAGTCCTCTGTAGGGTAGAGCAGTCCCAGGTAGAGCTCTCGCTGATCAGCCATCGCTTTACCAACTGCAGAGATCTTCTCCTCCACCACGTCCAGCGAAGTGTGCACTGTGTAGTGGAATTTCAGCTCACTCTGTGTTGGAACGCACCGGATATACAGAGGGTAATTCTGCAGGAACACAGATGCAATTATATCACTGAATCATACAAACAAAAACTTGCTCGCTTACTGTGTGGATGTTTGTACTGGACTAGTATCGCTCAGAGCTCTGATATCGGTAATGTATCAGAAATGGAAAGAGTAACCAGGTGCCACTACTTAGCCTGAGTGCTTTACGTTGTGTCCTGTCGTAAACAATGTTGCCAACTTACCATCTCTGTCGCTAGATTTATTGACTTTCTACCTGCACCCGAATCTGCattacacactggtggtgagtcGACTGAACCTGCACTCGAtacagctctccagctcacatcataGCTGCTGGTTATTTgagttgagagagcaggttcagtcgactcaccaccagtgtgtaaagcctgactgagttatacaagcattgttcccaacgaccaatcactgatcaccattgttctcaacaatcaatcactgatcaccattgtttttcaacgaccaatcactgatcatcatcatcattcccCAATGACCAATGACTGACCAGCATTCTTTGTCACACCTCTGCATTTCTTggtttttcatattttactccatatttacatgatatttacAACTAATAATAGCAAGTTACTCAATCTATAatcatttctttcattccttttccCCTTGACTCCTCACCACCACTACATCTTTTAGATTGTGTTCTTGACAGAAATTACAGTATTTTGTAAATTgttttgtaaatttatgtaaattgttAGTTTGTGGTGCCATACCAAATACTACTTCTAGTAAATAACAAATAAgttataatctattattttgTATTCTGACAAAACTATTCTATTCATCTTCAGAAAATCTTGTTCTTTGTATAACTTTCAATATACAAATGATCATGACGAATTAATGAATATACAAATTAGCCAATGACTTCTGGTTTTTGAGCATGCATTGCCTACTTTGCAAAACTGGTCATAAATGTTGGTTGTTGATGCAGTCTGACCAGGTGAAgagcatacagtatgtgttgaAAACACTCATAACCTCATAATGATGCGTTGTTCCACTCTTCCTGCCTTAGTGATTATAAACTAAACTGTACAAAATACAAAGTGCAGGCAGAATAAGAGCCTTTGTACTGTGTATTTATGCTCAGTTTTTCAAATTCTGCTTCCACATTTTTCCTAAGTAACactccaataataataataataataataataataataataataataatatatattcaactaaatatgtgtttaaatgtttttcattcttATCGATCCTGAAGCCAGCTACGAGCCTGCTGTTAAAACTTGTTGAACAAGGAATTCCCTATACTTTATATGAAGTAAATCAAATTAGCCACaacttaataaataaagcaataacaataaaatccTCGTCTGCTGTCTAGCTCGCTGGGCTAAATTCCAAATGAGTCGCTATTAGCCATCTAGTGCACAACACAGTCGGTTAGAGCTCACCACATTAACCCCTATGTAGTGTCCTTGTATACTAAGAAAAAAGATATTCAGGATTCAGCCATTAATTATCATAAGCAAACGCTAAAAAGCCACAGCTGTAACCAGCTATTACTTAAAGCGAGTGAATCGAAGTTCGAGGTTATTAAAGTTTTACAGCTTTAATTCATTCCTAGATTCAGATTTACGCTAAACATAACGACGTAAACATAAATTATAGTACAGGTCAATTTTCGTTTACCTCTTTCGCTATGACAGCTACACACACCGCCATGTTGGAATTGCGACAAGCCGGAAAGCTTGTCACGTGACAGCGCTGACGCGTTCACGTGA carries:
- the trappc2l gene encoding trafficking protein particle complex subunit 2-like protein, whose translation is MAVCVAVIAKENYPLYIRCVPTQSELKFHYTVHTSLDVVEEKISAVGKAMADQRELYLGLLYPTEDYKVYGYVTNSKVKFVIVVDSSNTSLRDNEIRSMFRKLHNSFTDVMCNPFYNPGDPIQSKAFDGTVSAMMVPSC